The Bacillota bacterium LX-D genomic sequence CAATAATTTTTTCTCGATCAATTAATTTATCCCCAATGCGTACAATATCCATTTTTCGATCCGCTCCCTGTGCACACTGTGTGCACATCTAAATTTTAGCAAAATATTTAAATGCAAGCAAGTTATGGACAAGTAGGGCAACTGATTTTTATTAGTCATAACTCGACAAGTTAAATCGAGTAGGAGCTGAATAATTATTTTATTCAGCGTCCTCTCTTCTGAGTATACATCCACAGCTTATTTGTCAGACCCCCCAGGTGAGAGCGCTTACTTTCGCTCCATCTATCTGCTATATTTACACCGCTCACTTCGGATAGTTTTGGGCTTCGTTTGTGTGGCAAACTCACCCACGAGCATATGCCTTCTATGTAGTTCGTGTTCCTCAGACCAGAGCTTTACCGCCGGCTTCCTTCAGATTCCACCTCACGATGGACACCCTTGTCTTAGGCTAACAGTTGGCACTATCAACCCCCGTATGGGACTTTCACCGACAAGCAAGGGCTCATGCCGGGCGCACCACAAAAAAACACTTTGGAGCAAAAATAGCTCAAAGTGCTTTATTATTCTAAAATATTTTGCAAAAATTTTTTTACACTACTAAATTCATCTAACCGGTTAATCTTTTCCCTTATTCTTGCAGCATTGGGGCCACCCTTAACATACCAGGCTATATGTTTACGCATTTCCTTAACTCCAATTGCTTCTCCTTTAAAAGCAACGACTAGTTCTAAATGGCGTATAGCCGTAGTAATTCTTTCTTCCCAGGATGGTTCCGGCAGCAATTTACCATCTAGAAAGGCAATTGTACGGCTAAAGAGCCAAGGATTACCAAAGCTTCCTCTAGCAATCATTACTCCTGCACAATTTGTTTTTTTCATCATTTCTTGCGCATCTAGAGGTTCAAAAATATCCCCATTTCCGATAACAGGTATCTTAACTGCCTGGACTACCTGACTAATAATGTCCCAATCAGCCTTGCCTGAATAAAGCTGGTCCCTTGTCCGGCCATGGATGGTAATGCACTGAGCCCCGGCAGCCTCTAAACCCTGAGCAAATACTACTGCATTTTGTTCTTGATCGTTCCAACCTTTACGTATTTTTACGGTAACAGGAATATCTACACTTTTTACTACACTCTCAACAATTTGGAAAGCAAGTTCCGGCTTGCGCATTAATGCTGCCCCTTCTCCATTCCTCACAATTTTAGGGGTTGGGCAACCCATGTTAATATCTATTATAGCAGCACCGCTCCTGGCAACAATTTGGGCAGCCTTAGCCATAATTTCCGGTTCTGAGCCAAAGATTTGAACTGCTATGGGGTATTTTTCACCTTCCAAATCTAACAGTTGATAAGTTTTAGGATTATTGAAAAGGAGTGCTTTATCACTAATCATTTCTGTAAAGACTAAATGACAGCCATGCTCTTTAGCTAACAAGCGAAATGCTTTATCACTTACCCCAGCTATAGGAGCGGAAATAACATTTGGTTGTACCTTTAGTGCACCGATTTGCAACTTCTAGCACCTCATTGTTGATTACGTTGGTAAATAATAATAAGACCATCCAGGGTCAAAAGCTGGTCTACATGATCAATATATTTTGTCTCTTCGGAAAACAATGAAGCTAATCCCCCAGTTGCTACCACAAATGCCTGTCCACCCAGTTCTTTTTTCATCTTTTTTACTATGCCCTCAATTTGACCTAAGTAGCCATAAATAATCCCGGATTGCATGCAGACTATAGTGCTTTTGCCAATGACATTTTTAGGCTTGATTAATTCTATTTTAGGCAGTTTAGCTGCATGCTGAAATAATGCTTCTGCCGAAATGCCAATCCCAGGTGCAATAGCTCCACCTAAATATTCTCCTTTAGCGGAAATAGCGTCGTAGGTTGTTGCTGTACCAAAATCCACAACAATACATGGTCCTCCATATTTAGCGTAAGCAGCTACAGCATTGACGATCCTATCAGCCCCTACCTCTTTTGGATTATCAAAAATAATGGGTATGCCAGTCTTTACACCAGGCCCTATCAGCAAAGGAACTATACCTAAGTACTTTTTAAAAGTATTTTCCAATACATTGTTTAAAGGAGGAACAACAGATGCCAGGACCGCAGCCTTAATTTCTTTAAAATTAAAACCATTGGCTAAAAATAATTGCTGCAAGAGTATCCCGTATTCATCTGAAGTTTTTAAACGGTCTGTAGATATTCTCCAATGAGAAACTATTTTATTATCCTTATAAATACCTAAAACGATATTTGTATTGCCAATATCACATAGTAAGAGCATTTCATTCACCATCACTTTATGTATTTTGCTAAAGCTTTAATGACAAAAGAAACTATTAAGATAGCTAAAACCATTTCCGGCAGCCCATGAGTTATAACGACTACAGATGCAACCTTCCAGGACGGTAGGTAGCCCCTTAAGACAGCTAGACTTAAAACCCCTATAGTATTTGTTGCCGTTCCAGCTGCAGCAGCCAAAGCCCCCCCAAGTACAGGATTATTTTTAAAAGGCCGATATACTAAATAAGCAATAATACCAATCAACAACCTAGGCAAAATAGCAACGATTGGATCAGAAAAGAAAGCTGTTGCCATCATCAGGCTGTACATTCCAAAAATTAAGCCAGCAAGAAGACCTACGATAGGGCCTTCTAAAATACCACCAATAATAACAGGTATGTGCATAATGGTAGCATGCCCAGCAGGGGTCGGTACTGGGATAAAGCCTAAAGGAGTTGCACCAAGTACAACTGTTATTGCCCCTAATAAACCAGAAATGGCAACTTTCCTGGTTGCAAGACGCATACTTAACACCTCTTTTATGAATTTTTTAAGGTTACATCGCCACTATGAAATGTTTGTCGGGAACCGTCTGGTAATAGAACAATTAACCCACCCATCCTATCTAGATCCATGGCAAAACACTTAATTTTCTTTTGCCAGGTTGTGATAGTAATTTCTTGGCCAAGGGTAACATTATATTCTTTCCACAGCTTTAAGCAAAATTCAAAACCTTCATCTAAGTATTTTTCATACATTACTTCAATACCCTTTAGAATTTTTTGCAATAAGAAAATCCTGGGCAATGGCTGTCCTTTAATTTGACTGAGGGCGGAAGCTGTTTGATGAATTTCTTTTGGTAAACTATTATGGTCCATATCAACATTAATCCCTATGCCGAGGACTACATAGTTAACAATATCTGCCTCTGCTTTCACTTCTGTTAGAATTCCAGCAACTTTTTTGCCATTCCACAGCAAATCATTTGGCCATTTTATCCCAACAGGTAAATTAAAATCATTGCGCAGTACCTGAGCTATAGCCGTTACCGTCATAATTGTAAGCTGGGAGGCTTCTAAAAGGCTAATCTTGGGACGTAGTAGCAAAGAGAACCAGAGTCCTTTTCCTGCTGGGGAAACCCAATTCCTGCCCAGGCGCCCTCGTCCAGCATTCTGTTGTTCTGCAATAACTAAGAGCCCCTCCTTTGCATTTTCGTCCCCCAGCATTTTGGCTATATTATTCGTAGAGCCGACTTCAGAAAAATATCTTATTTCCTGACCTAACCATTTTGTTTCCAACCCATTTTTAATCTCTTCAGCCAGCATTTTATCGGGAATTCTCTCTAATCGATAACCGTTTTTCGAAAGTGCGGAGATTTCATAGCCTTCTTCTTGCAAAACCTTAATATGTTTCCAGACGGCTGTTCTACTTACCGCTAGCAGCTTACTTATTTCCTCTCCAGATACATATTGGCCTGGATGTTTTTTTAATAAATCGATTATCTTCTCTCGCAATTCAGCATTTTTCCTCCCTTCGTCCTTAAAGATAGTATTTAAAATTATGTAAATCTTTAAACAAAAATGCCTCCCCGACAAATGTCCGGAAGGCGTTAACTTTCCCTATCTTTGCCGTCTCAGTCTATAAAGATCTAAGCGGTACTATCAATAACTTTTCTAGTTGGTACAGCTACCATTGGTATGCCATCCATATCTTAGGATATCATTTATCTAAGCAGAAAACAAGCAAAAAATAACTTGGCTTTTGCCAAGTTATTTTTTGCTACTCGTAAATCCATTGTTCTAAGGCTTTAGGATAAGAAACCAATTCTTCAGGCCTAAAATATAAGGCTATTTCACGTTCTGCATTTTCTACTGAATCTGCTCCGTGGATAACATTTCTTCCTATATCAATTCCAAAATCTCCTCGAATAGTGCCAGGCGCTGCTTCTAAAGGATTAGTAGCACCCATTAGCGTCCGCATTGCTTTAACTACTCCTTTGCCTTCCCAAACCATGGCAACAACGGGGCCTGATGTAATAAAATCAACTAGACTACTATAAAAACTCTTACCTTGATGCTCCCGATAGTGTTCTGCAGCAATTTCCTGTGAAATTTGCAGCAACTTCAGCCCAATTAATTTATAGCCTTTACTATCAATTCTTCTGATTATTTTTCCCACAAGATTACGTTGTACCCCGTCAGGCTTAACCATAACGTAAGTTCTTTCCAAGTAAAATTCCTCCTTAACTGTAATCCCAATTACCTAAACGGAAGCTTAACTTAGGCCGCACGGGGTTCTGCCTGATTTCAATAATTTGATTCGTGTTTGATCCTTCATTTTTTTCTTCTGTATCGCCATTTTCATCCTTACCCATTAAGGCCAAAAACTCTTTTGCCTCAATAGTTTCTTTTTCAATTAATGTTTTGGCAACTAAGTGCAGCTTATCTATATGATCTTTTAAGATTTGTTTAGCTTGGCTGTAACTTTCGTCCATAATCCGACGTGCTTCTTTATCAATGGAAAAAGCGATTGCCTCACTATAGTTACGATCTCTAGCAATATCTCTTCCTAAGAAAATCTGCTCTTGTTTTCGTCCAAAAGTTAAAGGTCCTAGTTCTTCTGACATGCCATACTCAGTAATTAGTTTTCTGACCAAATCAGTTGCTCTCTCCAAATCGTTCTGAGCACCAGTACTTATTTCCTTTAATACTAAATCTTCCGCTACCCTTCCTCCCAAAAGCATAGCTACTTGATCTAACAGTTGGGACTTAGTCATAAAACTGCGGTCTTCCTTAGGTAGAAGCAATGTATAACCGCCTGCACGTCCCCGCGGTATAATAGACACTTTATGTACAGGATCAGTATGCGGCAGGTAATGTCCTACTAAAGCATGGCCACCTTCGTGATAAGCAACTAGTTTCTTTTCATAATCGCTAATCACCCTTGATTTCTTTTCAGGCCCTGCAATAACCCTCTCTACTGAGTCCTCCAATTCATCCATGCCTATTTTCTTTTTACCCCTTCTGGCAGCCAAAAGAGCTGCTTCATTAAGTAAATTCGCCAAATCCGCTCCGGTAAAACCAGGTGTCCGCCGGGCCAGAACATTTAAATCTACGGTTTCAGCAAGAGGTTTGTTCTTGCTGTGTACTCTCAAGATGGCGCTTCTTCCTGCTACATCGGGAACATCCACAACAATTTGACGATCAAAACGTCCTGGGCGAAGCAATGCTGGGTCTAAAATATCGGGTCTATTCGTAGCGGCAATAATAATAATGCCTTCATTAGCACTAAATCCATCCATTTCTACTAAGAGCTGATTAAGAGTTTGCTCTCTTTCATCATGACCCCCTCCTAATCCTGCTCCTCTTTGACGACCAACTGCATCAATTTCATCAATAAACACAATACAGGGGGAATTTTTCTTGGCTTGGTCGAATAAATCTCTTACCCGAGACGCACCTACACCAACAAACATTTCCACAAAATCAGATCCACTTATGCTGAAAAAAGGAACCCCTGCCTCACCGGCAACTGCTCTAGCCAATAAGGTTTTACCTGTGCCAGGAGGGCCGAAAAGCAATACACCTTTAGGTATTTTTGCACCTAATTCATTGAATTTTTTAGGGTTTTTTAAGAACTCAACTACTTCTTCTAATTCTTCTTTAACTTCATCGGCACCAGCCACATCTTGAAAAGTTACTCTTTTCTTCTCATCAGTATGCAATTTCGCCCTGCTCTTGCCGAATTGCATCACTCTGCTTCCACCACCTTGGGTTTGCTGCATCATAAATATGAACAAACCTACCAAAAGCAAAATAGGCAGCAAAGTACCAAACAAACTGATCCACCATGGAGGGCCAGCGGCACCTTTCGTATCAGTTTCCACTCCTTTTTCCGCCAGAAGCACAGGCAATCTGTCGTCCCGGGCAGCTTCAGTGGTAAACCGAGTCCCATTTTTTAATTCGCCGGTGATTTTATATGTATCATTGTCAGTTACTATTTTTACTTTTTTAACTTCACCTTGTTGGAAATGCTGATAAAACTCTGAAAAAATCATTTGCTTTATATCTTTTTGTGGAGGAGTTGTTAATTTAACTAACGAAACTACTATTAAGATTAACAGCAAATAAATCGCTAGGTTTTTTAAAATACGTTTCAATCATGATTCTCCTCTCGTGTAAAAGGTAACCTATAAACACAAAATTTTAAGTGCTAATAATAATCCAATATAAACTATAATAAATCCATTCTAGCATAACTGTTTTTTGTTTTCAAATTCTGCCATTAATTTTTGTTATTTCATGTAACTTTAAATACAATACTTTACGGGTGGTGGGCCTTATTTTATATCTTTCGTCAATCCTGTACCCCCCAACCCAAAGAATTTGCCCTGCTGCATCTGTAACTATTGGAATAAGTCCTCTTCTTTCCGGCTCAACTTTTAAATCAGCAAAAAAATTCTTTAACTTCTTTGTTCCTTTTAAACCTAAAGGTTTAAATACATCTCCAGACTTTCGGGTTCGTACTGTTAAAGGCAACTGAACAGCATCCAAATCTAAATAAGCTTCATTTAATGAAGCAGTCAAGTGTTGATTTCCTAAGGTCTCCCATTTTAGTTCCTTGGCTATTATTATCCATTTGTCGCCTAGCTGTGTCCGGCCGGGCACGAACAGGGAGCTTGCAAATGCTAATGTCCTAGGCTTAATTACCTTACTAATTATTATAGCAGTATCTGTTAATTTCAGTACTACCCCTCTAGGTAAACTCATTTTTTTATTAGTCCTTGTTTCTTCTAAAAACAACTCTATTCGCTGGACATATCTATAATTTAAGCTTTCTTCCCGGCCAGCTAACAATTGGTAAGCATACCTTAATATTCTGCGCCGGAGTCCTTGGTGCAATGACAAATACTTGGAATAATCCAGCACTATCTTTGTTTCAAAAACTTCTGCTAAGCTTCTAAAAGCATTGACGGAAACCTTTTCTAAATAATCATCTTCTACCCGAAGAATATTGGCCAAATTATTTAGACCTTGAGCTATATTTGGATTATAAGTTTTTAGTGTAGGAAGAAGTTCCAAC encodes the following:
- a CDS encoding type III pantothenate kinase, translated to MLLLCDIGNTNIVLGIYKDNKIVSHWRISTDRLKTSDEYGILLQQLFLANGFNFKEIKAAVLASVVPPLNNVLENTFKKYLGIVPLLIGPGVKTGIPIIFDNPKEVGADRIVNAVAAYAKYGGPCIVVDFGTATTYDAISAKGEYLGGAIAPGIGISAEALFQHAAKLPKIELIKPKNVIGKSTIVCMQSGIIYGYLGQIEGIVKKMKKELGGQAFVVATGGLASLFSEETKYIDHVDQLLTLDGLIIIYQRNQQ
- the tilS gene encoding tRNA lysidine(34) synthetase TilS; translated protein: MLNKIRAFISEHHLLEQNDKIVVGVSGGPDSVVLLHSLAALKDEYNLTLYAAHFNHLIRGQDAEKDALFVEQFARTLGISCTVGYGDVPKYTKEQGLTLEEGARKLRYAFFYNLVNKFRADKIAVGHHGDDQAETVLLHLLRGSGTRGLAGMSPKRNMLIRPLLCLFRSDIELYCQQYNLESRTDFTNFTTEHTRNKIRLELLPTLKTYNPNIAQGLNNLANILRVEDDYLEKVSVNAFRSLAEVFETKIVLDYSKYLSLHQGLRRRILRYAYQLLAGREESLNYRYVQRIELFLEETRTNKKMSLPRGVVLKLTDTAIIISKVIKPRTLAFASSLFVPGRTQLGDKWIIIAKELKWETLGNQHLTASLNEAYLDLDAVQLPLTVRTRKSGDVFKPLGLKGTKKLKNFFADLKVEPERRGLIPIVTDAAGQILWVGGYRIDERYKIRPTTRKVLYLKLHEITKINGRI
- a CDS encoding ECF transporter S component; protein product: MRLATRKVAISGLLGAITVVLGATPLGFIPVPTPAGHATIMHIPVIIGGILEGPIVGLLAGLIFGMYSLMMATAFFSDPIVAILPRLLIGIIAYLVYRPFKNNPVLGGALAAAAGTATNTIGVLSLAVLRGYLPSWKVASVVVITHGLPEMVLAILIVSFVIKALAKYIK
- the ndk gene encoding nucleoside-diphosphate kinase gives rise to the protein MERTYVMVKPDGVQRNLVGKIIRRIDSKGYKLIGLKLLQISQEIAAEHYREHQGKSFYSSLVDFITSGPVVAMVWEGKGVVKAMRTLMGATNPLEAAPGTIRGDFGIDIGRNVIHGADSVENAEREIALYFRPEELVSYPKALEQWIYE
- a CDS encoding biotin--[acetyl-CoA-carboxylase] ligase, encoding MREKIIDLLKKHPGQYVSGEEISKLLAVSRTAVWKHIKVLQEEGYEISALSKNGYRLERIPDKMLAEEIKNGLETKWLGQEIRYFSEVGSTNNIAKMLGDENAKEGLLVIAEQQNAGRGRLGRNWVSPAGKGLWFSLLLRPKISLLEASQLTIMTVTAIAQVLRNDFNLPVGIKWPNDLLWNGKKVAGILTEVKAEADIVNYVVLGIGINVDMDHNSLPKEIHQTASALSQIKGQPLPRIFLLQKILKGIEVMYEKYLDEGFEFCLKLWKEYNVTLGQEITITTWQKKIKCFAMDLDRMGGLIVLLPDGSRQTFHSGDVTLKNS
- the ftsH gene encoding ATP-dependent zinc metalloprotease FtsH, whose product is MKRILKNLAIYLLLILIVVSLVKLTTPPQKDIKQMIFSEFYQHFQQGEVKKVKIVTDNDTYKITGELKNGTRFTTEAARDDRLPVLLAEKGVETDTKGAAGPPWWISLFGTLLPILLLVGLFIFMMQQTQGGGSRVMQFGKSRAKLHTDEKKRVTFQDVAGADEVKEELEEVVEFLKNPKKFNELGAKIPKGVLLFGPPGTGKTLLARAVAGEAGVPFFSISGSDFVEMFVGVGASRVRDLFDQAKKNSPCIVFIDEIDAVGRQRGAGLGGGHDEREQTLNQLLVEMDGFSANEGIIIIAATNRPDILDPALLRPGRFDRQIVVDVPDVAGRSAILRVHSKNKPLAETVDLNVLARRTPGFTGADLANLLNEAALLAARRGKKKIGMDELEDSVERVIAGPEKKSRVISDYEKKLVAYHEGGHALVGHYLPHTDPVHKVSIIPRGRAGGYTLLLPKEDRSFMTKSQLLDQVAMLLGGRVAEDLVLKEISTGAQNDLERATDLVRKLITEYGMSEELGPLTFGRKQEQIFLGRDIARDRNYSEAIAFSIDKEARRIMDESYSQAKQILKDHIDKLHLVAKTLIEKETIEAKEFLALMGKDENGDTEEKNEGSNTNQIIEIRQNPVRPKLSFRLGNWDYS
- the dusB gene encoding tRNA dihydrouridine synthase DusB; this encodes MQIGALKVQPNVISAPIAGVSDKAFRLLAKEHGCHLVFTEMISDKALLFNNPKTYQLLDLEGEKYPIAVQIFGSEPEIMAKAAQIVARSGAAIIDINMGCPTPKIVRNGEGAALMRKPELAFQIVESVVKSVDIPVTVKIRKGWNDQEQNAVVFAQGLEAAGAQCITIHGRTRDQLYSGKADWDIISQVVQAVKIPVIGNGDIFEPLDAQEMMKKTNCAGVMIARGSFGNPWLFSRTIAFLDGKLLPEPSWEERITTAIRHLELVVAFKGEAIGVKEMRKHIAWYVKGGPNAARIREKINRLDEFSSVKKFLQNILE